Proteins encoded within one genomic window of bacterium:
- a CDS encoding YDG domain-containing protein translates to MNLNYKKRISYIIFGFVSVFSLFIFLPQVVDAATCTASAGNWSAVGTWSCGRVPLSTDDVVIPNTTGVNVTVDTTAVASTVTFTAGNKSNAINISGSNTLTITGLISIGLPSSNKIKKIDVGSGSLTAGSISLLGTTGTTNTTDINVSTGIVTVSGNITSAGVASRIIFSGAGTLNAGGTFLSGATGTFTAGSSIVNYNASGAQNIGPYNYYSLTASGSNTKTTTAAMTVGGNLNINSGTTFATGVTSTWTLGVTGTTTVSGNLTLANTGSKTFSGNVILNAGSVWNETGVASVTINGNIVNNATTFTANTGSHTFSGSNKTFSGSTATVIPGTAIFAGGAYTNNGTFSASTLSTLVGGATFANNGTTTVSVALSGSGGFTQGSTGLLNFASTTIGITTFSANASGNTVSYTASAPQTIRAVPYYNLTLSGSGTKTMTGVTTIGGNFSLIGTSTATAASGLTIGGNVSIGTGTTFNGGAALTHNVVGNWSNAGTFTPSTCTVNFNGGSQLINNANTWYNLSITGTSARTVTLQSGVKQTVSNNLTLNGASGQLLTLAPSASPTQWQLSAPATQSVTYTSPSYSDASSGTTVTATGGTNVDGGNNINWNFISNPIPTTTGISPTSKTAGDAGFTLTVNGTNFVASSTVNFNGSARTTYFSTSTQLTADILSTDLLTVGTSSITVFSPIPGGGTSNSQIFTVNAINTTTGLITSSSTLTYGTSATFTATVTPTSDGSPSGTVTFKDGSVVIGTSTLNGANPGVATLATSTLSVVGSPHSIIAVYGGDSTHNVSTSSNVSQTFTAKNLTVTGITANNKIYDGNASSTLNLGSATLNGVVSGDSVILGTSSAVGTFDTPNVGLGKTVAISGLYITGTSSSNYSLTQPITTADITNPLPTTTSINPTTKNVGDAQFSMTVNGTNFVNGSTVNFNGSARATTYGSSTQLTATILATDLLVATTTAAITVTNSAPGGGTSNAQTFTVIASAPTVNITASSTAITLGQSSQLTWTSTNSTSCTASGDWSGSKATSSSEFVTPLSTGLKTYTLTCGGPGGTASSSATVNVTNPLPTTTSINPTTKNVGDAQFSMTVNGTNFVNGSTVNFNGSARATTYGSSTQLTATILATDLLVATTTAAITVTNSAPGGGTSNAQTFTVVETMPTPVISSISPSSKNVGDPQFILTVIGTGLVASSTVQVNGSDRTTLYSSSTTITATIPASDLLASTTLVITVTNPAPGGVSNSKNLTVSPGAIVPTQFVITSATNGTIDLASYVTIQAQNSAGVLATTYQQDVTLVTNNSASGGGLVNIINGVGTTTISDNVVENVHLSLSDTQSTGLIATSTADISFGPGATKNLTITGSTTAMTAGTRLAMTVTRQDRLGNLVTAGSESFYLYSNSFGAKKFYNAVSGGSIVTEALIPNNYSSATVWYYDDRTGAPRVTVSDSSPTADGPIGVVDATVDLTVTSDVTSSFTINNPGNLIAGQRLAYEVSRRDQFGNTADSDSVTVYLHHTPSGTSTAFYDASSGGATLTSRIMSAGIATTSFWLYADLAGSLTVTASDNSMGGDGSAGINDASDSFTVNPATASILTLNNPGNMTVGTSLGYTVSRYDSYGNTVSTGDLIVNLSHDATGTSTAFYNLASGGITISSVTIADGTYSKDFWFYSEDAGSYNVTTSDGPSGLTDAIDPVVVSLIPIIPFKIVILDPSSPTANVGSTTPIYIQVQDVSGNLDTAYNGSVTLHSTGNSTPGAVGATVNIIGGVGSTNIVDIKAELVSLTLEDTSPTGLDVTSTKSITFIPGPTTKFVMTGTNSSAAGERTQHTIVRKDQYDNQITSGVDAVYLYDNAPIGTANFYNAATAGTQITSASILNGFASTDVWFAGIRSGSWVIDASDNGSHADAGFGIDDATSTVVISPAATARLALNDPGDMFNGTRLGYIGTRYDAYGNEVTSGTTHYFLSSNAAGASTTFYSVASGGSPMTELNFSEGNSQATFWYYETKNGIWTVYLSDNYGGPDGSAGIIDGEDSVTVSAVPIVATKFIIVSDNTALTGSPLTVVVRAVNNNGDIDTTYQHDVTLNASGGATGGGLVDIINGVGQIIINDSNEETINLTLSDTAHTGLNVSDSQSVVFSKTVVIPSGGYGGGGGGWITPQVSFVGRAFPQANVEIMAIQDGQIPVGGRSNVSSGGNFSSKFNGQLPSSANTFALVVYDKDNRIAQTKIFKLGVNDQLISTIFMAPTISLKQQSVGRGVFMGIEGSAMPGYKIEMMLDGVKAPETTSALSDGSYSLNFNTYRLGLGEHTLRVRQVDTQGKSSDYSIEKNFQVIRVLSTKADLNNDGKIDVTDWGIFMARYNSTYPKIKLGADINSDGRVDVSDLNLFKSSLAR, encoded by the coding sequence ATGAATTTAAACTATAAAAAAAGAATCTCTTATATAATATTTGGATTTGTTTCTGTTTTTTCATTATTCATTTTCTTACCGCAGGTAGTTGATGCTGCAACTTGTACTGCAAGCGCTGGTAATTGGAGCGCTGTTGGGACATGGTCTTGTGGACGTGTTCCGCTTTCAACTGATGATGTTGTTATACCTAACACGACAGGTGTAAATGTAACAGTTGATACTACTGCAGTAGCTTCTACCGTCACATTTACTGCAGGTAATAAATCAAACGCGATAAACATAAGTGGATCTAACACATTAACTATAACAGGTTTAATTAGCATAGGATTACCTTCATCGAATAAAATTAAAAAAATTGATGTTGGTAGTGGAAGCTTGACTGCCGGTTCAATTTCTCTTTTAGGTACAACTGGCACGACAAATACTACGGATATAAATGTATCCACTGGAATAGTCACAGTATCTGGGAACATAACTTCTGCTGGCGTTGCCTCCAGAATTATATTTTCTGGAGCGGGAACGTTAAATGCAGGAGGTACTTTTTTGAGCGGGGCAACTGGAACCTTCACTGCCGGAAGTAGTATTGTGAATTACAATGCATCAGGAGCACAAAATATCGGTCCGTACAATTATTATAGCTTAACAGCATCCGGAAGTAATACAAAAACTACCACAGCTGCAATGACAGTTGGTGGTAATCTTAATATAAATTCTGGAACGACATTTGCAACAGGAGTTACTAGTACATGGACACTTGGTGTTACAGGTACAACAACAGTTTCTGGAAACTTAACACTTGCTAATACAGGAAGTAAAACATTTTCAGGTAATGTCATATTAAACGCTGGTAGTGTTTGGAATGAGACAGGTGTTGCGTCTGTTACTATCAATGGAAATATTGTAAATAATGCCACTACCTTTACTGCAAATACTGGTAGCCACACATTCAGTGGATCAAATAAAACTTTTAGTGGTTCAACTGCAACTGTAATTCCGGGTACTGCTATTTTTGCAGGAGGTGCATATACAAATAATGGTACGTTTTCTGCATCGACCTTGAGTACACTAGTGGGTGGTGCAACATTTGCAAATAATGGAACAACTACGGTTTCTGTTGCGTTATCAGGAAGTGGTGGATTCACCCAAGGTTCAACTGGATTACTAAATTTTGCCAGCACAACAATCGGCATTACTACTTTCTCTGCTAATGCCTCTGGTAACACTGTAAGTTATACTGCGAGCGCTCCACAAACAATTAGAGCTGTACCTTATTATAATCTTACCCTGAGTGGTTCTGGTACAAAAACTATGACGGGCGTCACAACAATTGGAGGAAATTTTTCATTGATAGGAACATCTACAGCAACCGCTGCTTCTGGATTAACTATTGGAGGAAATGTTTCCATTGGAACAGGTACAACTTTTAATGGAGGCGCTGCTCTTACTCATAATGTAGTTGGAAATTGGTCAAACGCCGGAACATTTACTCCTTCAACATGTACTGTTAACTTTAATGGTGGAAGCCAGTTAATAAATAATGCAAATACTTGGTACAATCTTTCAATAACAGGAACCTCTGCTAGAACTGTTACCTTACAGAGTGGGGTAAAACAGACTGTTTCAAATAACTTGACTTTGAATGGAGCCTCAGGACAACTTTTGACTCTTGCTCCATCAGCATCTCCAACACAATGGCAACTTAGTGCACCGGCAACTCAAAGTGTGACTTATACTTCTCCTTCATATTCTGATGCAAGTAGTGGAACAACTGTTACCGCGACTGGCGGGACTAATGTTGATGGTGGAAATAATATTAATTGGAATTTTATTTCAAACCCTATCCCAACAACGACCGGTATCTCACCAACTTCAAAAACAGCAGGCGATGCGGGTTTTACTTTAACAGTTAACGGAACAAATTTTGTTGCAAGTTCAACTGTAAATTTCAATGGTTCCGCTAGAACAACGTATTTTTCAACTTCTACACAACTAACTGCAGATATCTTAAGTACAGATTTGCTTACCGTTGGAACTTCTTCTATAACAGTGTTCAGTCCAATTCCAGGAGGGGGAACTTCTAATTCACAAATATTTACAGTTAATGCAATCAATACGACAACAGGCCTAATAACGTCAAGTAGTACATTAACTTATGGAACTTCAGCAACATTTACTGCTACTGTCACACCAACTAGTGATGGATCTCCATCAGGAACGGTTACCTTCAAGGATGGTTCGGTGGTTATTGGAACGAGTACTCTTAATGGGGCAAACCCTGGAGTAGCCACCCTTGCAACTTCAACACTCTCTGTTGTAGGTTCACCTCATTCAATTATTGCTGTTTATGGAGGAGATAGTACACATAATGTAAGTACTTCCAGTAACGTGTCACAAACATTTACTGCAAAAAATTTAACAGTTACAGGAATTACTGCGAATAATAAAATTTACGATGGAAATGCATCAAGCACTCTAAATTTAGGTAGCGCTACTTTGAATGGAGTGGTTAGTGGTGATTCTGTAATCCTAGGTACTTCATCTGCTGTTGGAACTTTTGACACTCCAAATGTAGGCTTAGGAAAAACGGTTGCTATTTCTGGACTTTACATTACTGGTACGAGCTCTTCAAATTATAGTTTGACTCAGCCAATAACTACTGCAGACATCACAAACCCACTTCCAACAACAACATCAATCAACCCCACAACAAAAAACGTTGGTGACGCACAATTTTCAATGACTGTTAACGGAACAAACTTTGTTAATGGATCTACCGTTAACTTCAATGGTTCGGCCCGCGCCACAACATACGGAAGCTCCACACAATTAACTGCAACCATTCTTGCAACTGATTTGCTTGTTGCAACAACTACAGCTGCAATCACTGTTACAAACTCCGCACCCGGTGGTGGCACATCAAATGCTCAGACCTTTACCGTTATTGCCTCTGCTCCAACTGTCAATATTACCGCATCATCAACTGCAATCACCCTTGGACAATCGTCACAACTTACATGGACATCCACAAACTCCACTTCATGTACCGCATCAGGTGATTGGTCAGGATCAAAAGCAACAAGCAGTTCTGAATTTGTTACTCCACTTTCAACAGGTCTTAAAACTTACACATTAACTTGTGGAGGACCTGGCGGAACTGCAAGCAGTTCCGCAACAGTGAATGTTACAAACCCACTTCCAACAACAACATCAATCAACCCCACAACAAAAAACGTTGGTGACGCACAATTTTCAATGACTGTTAACGGAACAAACTTTGTTAATGGATCTACCGTTAACTTCAATGGTTCGGCCCGCGCCACAACATACGGAAGCTCCACACAATTAACTGCAACCATTCTTGCAACTGATTTGCTTGTTGCAACAACTACAGCTGCAATCACTGTTACAAACTCCGCACCCGGTGGTGGCACATCAAATGCTCAGACCTTTACCGTTGTCGAGACAATGCCAACTCCGGTAATATCATCTATTTCTCCTAGTTCTAAAAATGTAGGGGATCCCCAATTTATCTTAACAGTAATTGGTACTGGGTTAGTTGCTTCCTCAACTGTTCAAGTGAATGGAAGCGATCGTACAACCTTATATTCATCGTCAACAACAATTACTGCTACAATTCCAGCATCAGATTTACTTGCTTCTACCACTCTTGTAATTACTGTAACTAATCCTGCACCTGGGGGAGTAAGTAACTCTAAAAATCTAACTGTTAGTCCTGGGGCAATAGTTCCAACACAATTTGTTATCACAAGCGCAACAAATGGAACAATAGACCTTGCAAGTTATGTGACCATTCAAGCACAAAATTCTGCTGGAGTTCTTGCAACAACATATCAACAAGATGTAACTTTGGTTACAAATAATTCTGCATCAGGTGGAGGGCTAGTTAATATAATTAATGGAGTTGGAACTACTACAATTTCTGACAATGTTGTAGAAAATGTTCACTTATCATTATCAGATACTCAGTCAACGGGATTGATTGCAACATCTACAGCTGATATTTCATTTGGACCTGGCGCAACAAAAAATCTAACTATTACAGGCAGCACTACTGCTATGACTGCTGGAACTAGATTAGCTATGACTGTAACCAGACAGGATAGATTAGGAAATCTAGTTACTGCAGGAAGTGAATCCTTCTACCTATATAGTAATTCTTTTGGTGCGAAGAAGTTCTATAACGCAGTAAGTGGTGGATCAATTGTTACAGAGGCTTTGATTCCAAATAATTATTCATCAGCCACAGTTTGGTATTACGATGATAGAACTGGCGCCCCAAGAGTTACGGTTTCAGATTCATCTCCTACAGCTGATGGCCCAATAGGGGTTGTTGATGCAACTGTAGACCTTACTGTGACAAGTGATGTGACCTCAAGCTTTACGATTAATAACCCTGGTAATTTAATTGCCGGACAAAGGTTAGCTTATGAAGTGAGCAGAAGGGATCAATTTGGTAATACAGCCGATTCTGATTCTGTAACTGTTTACCTTCATCATACACCATCTGGAACCTCAACTGCATTCTATGATGCATCCTCGGGTGGGGCAACGTTAACATCAAGGATAATGTCAGCTGGCATTGCCACAACAAGTTTCTGGCTTTATGCAGATCTTGCCGGTAGCTTAACAGTGACAGCATCTGATAATTCAATGGGAGGAGATGGTTCAGCGGGAATAAACGATGCGTCTGATAGCTTTACTGTTAATCCTGCAACCGCCTCTATTTTAACTTTAAATAACCCTGGAAATATGACTGTTGGAACAAGTTTGGGTTATACGGTTTCAAGATATGATTCATATGGAAATACTGTAAGTACTGGAGATTTAATCGTTAATCTATCTCATGATGCAACTGGTACAAGTACAGCCTTCTATAATTTGGCTAGTGGTGGAATTACAATTTCCTCAGTTACTATCGCAGATGGAACTTATTCAAAGGATTTCTGGTTTTATTCAGAAGATGCTGGAAGTTATAATGTAACTACCTCTGATGGACCATCAGGATTAACTGATGCAATAGATCCTGTTGTTGTGAGCTTAATACCAATCATTCCATTTAAGATTGTTATTCTTGACCCATCTTCTCCAACGGCAAATGTTGGTTCAACAACTCCAATATATATTCAGGTACAGGACGTATCAGGAAATTTAGATACGGCATATAACGGCAGTGTAACACTTCATAGTACTGGAAATTCTACACCTGGGGCTGTTGGCGCGACCGTAAATATTATTGGTGGTGTAGGTTCAACAAACATTGTCGATATTAAGGCAGAGTTGGTCTCACTTACTCTAGAAGATACTTCACCAACAGGACTAGATGTTACATCGACAAAGTCAATTACTTTTATTCCAGGACCTACTACAAAATTTGTAATGACGGGGACAAATAGTAGTGCCGCAGGAGAAAGGACGCAACATACAATTGTTAGAAAAGATCAATATGATAATCAAATTACATCGGGGGTCGATGCTGTGTATCTTTATGACAACGCACCAATTGGTACTGCGAACTTCTATAATGCAGCGACAGCTGGAACACAAATTACATCCGCCTCAATTCTAAATGGTTTTGCTTCAACTGACGTTTGGTTTGCTGGAATTAGATCTGGTAGTTGGGTAATAGATGCGTCTGATAATGGAAGTCATGCTGATGCTGGTTTTGGAATAGATGATGCAACTTCAACCGTAGTGATTAGCCCAGCTGCTACAGCTCGCCTGGCCTTAAATGATCCAGGGGATATGTTTAATGGAACTCGTCTGGGATACATTGGAACTAGATATGATGCATATGGTAATGAAGTAACATCAGGAACTACTCATTATTTTCTTTCATCAAACGCAGCGGGTGCTTCCACAACATTTTACTCAGTCGCAAGTGGCGGCTCACCAATGACAGAACTTAATTTTTCTGAAGGAAATTCTCAGGCTACCTTCTGGTATTATGAAACAAAGAATGGAATTTGGACTGTGTATCTTTCAGATAATTATGGCGGACCAGATGGCTCTGCGGGAATTATCGATGGAGAGGATTCTGTCACGGTTTCTGCCGTACCAATTGTAGCTACTAAATTTATCATTGTGTCAGATAATACTGCTCTTACAGGCTCTCCATTAACTGTTGTTGTTAGGGCTGTTAATAATAATGGTGACATTGATACAACTTATCAACATGATGTTACCTTGAATGCATCAGGGGGAGCCACAGGAGGTGGATTGGTCGATATAATAAACGGTGTTGGGCAGATAATAATAAATGATTCAAATGAAGAAACAATAAACCTTACATTAAGTGATACTGCTCATACTGGTTTAAATGTTTCTGATAGTCAAAGTGTTGTGTTCAGCAAAACTGTTGTAATTCCATCTGGTGGATACGGCGGGGGTGGTGGAGGGTGGATTACTCCCCAGGTATCATTTGTTGGTCGAGCTTTTCCGCAAGCAAATGTTGAAATCATGGCAATTCAAGACGGACAAATTCCAGTAGGAGGAAGATCAAATGTTTCATCAGGCGGAAACTTCAGCTCTAAGTTTAATGGGCAACTACCTTCATCGGCAAATACATTTGCTTTAGTTGTTTATGATAAAGACAATCGTATTGCACAGACAAAAATATTTAAGCTTGGTGTAAATGATCAATTAATTAGCACTATATTTATGGCGCCAACAATCAGTCTTAAGCAACAATCAGTAGGTAGAGGTGTATTTATGGGTATAGAAGGATCGGCAATGCCAGGTTACAAAATAGAAATGATGCTTGATGGGGTTAAGGCCCCAGAGACCACTTCAGCATTAAGTGATGGTAGTTACAGTCTAAATTTCAACACATATCGCCTTGGTCTAGGTGAACATACTTTGCGCGTTCGTCAGGTCGATACGCAAGGTAAATCGTCCGATTATTCCATTGAGAAAAACTTTCAAGTTATAAGAGTTCTATCAACAAAAGCTGATTTGAATAATGATGGAAAAATAGATGTAACAGATTGGGGAATATTTATGGCACGTTACAATTCTACTTATCCTAAGATAAAGCTGGGGGCTGATATAAATAGCGACGGAAGGGTGGATGTATCAGATTTGAATTTATTCAAGAGCTCATTAGCTCGATGA